aatatatttcagtaaaaaaaaatacaaaatatatatatacatacacatacacacacacgaGCATGTGAGGGGGTGCGGGAAAGGAtgattccttttattttcaagaagGATGTGTGTTTGTATTCGTGTCATGGGAGTGTATAGCGCGATGAAAAGGAAAtacaaaaattacataatacttAAAAGAGAGacagatgaaaaatataatactgtaattaatataatgaaaagaagaaaaaaaaatgcaaaaactaGACAAGAGAGAGATGATTTTAATAATAAGTACATTTGCATATGCATTTTGCAGATTTGCGGCTTGCTTTAAAGGAAAGGAAATAAAAGCCAAGACTATCATTTGTATAGCAGAGTGGTGACCGGCCAAGCAGAAGAAAGGAGGTGTAAATGAAAAaactaacctttttttttttctccttccaaTCAAGCATCAAATTTTATCAATCCGCCATAATAAACTAAGCGCAGTACACTGTACACTACTTGttgaattattaaaattaataataataaagaagaaGCAGTAAAAGAGgcatagttttatttttaagaactttGAAGACTGCGATCTCTCCCTTCAATCTGGCTCTTTTTCTTCCATCCCAAAGTTTGTTTGATCTTTTCCATGACCTTCTTGAAGATTCTTCTGCTTTTGTTCTTCAATTGCTGCCTTTGCCCGCCGCCGCTACTTTTCTTTTCGGATTGCTCAATCTCCAACTCCAAGTGTTCGACCAAACCCCCCACAGAAGCACCTTTCAGTCGAAACGCTTGAAAAAGCTTAGGGTAAAACTgtatcatcttctccttgaattCCCTTGAAACTCGTACCGTTGACGAAGACGAACGCAGGTCACTAGAATAGTACCCAACTTCCACGCGCCCGTTCACGTAGTCGCTGCAGGCAGAGAGAATCGGAAACGCCCGCTCGCAAAAATGGGCACTGACGAATGCTTCGAAGTTTCGGAGCGGCCTCTGAAGCAGAAGGAAGGAGGTGTAGCAAGTAATGATGAACGCGTTCTCGTTGTAGACACGTGACTTGCTCTCAGAATCGAAGAGACGCAGAGGCTCGTTAAAGTAAGGGTTCTTGTTGAGAACGAGTCCTTGGATGGAGACCAGCACTTGGAGCATCGTCGACTTGGATGGGTCCCACATCTCCGTTCCTTTCCCGTTCCACGTGTTCAGAAGGCTCAAACACACTTTGCCGTTGATGTAGAGATTTGGGTTGATTCGGTACCCGAAGGAATGGAAATGCAGCATTGGAGGGTGTTTAGGGTAATCAGAGGGGAACATGATGTCGAAGAAGAAGAGACCATCGTGGTAAGGTGTGCCCGCGGTACCTACGATCACGGCCCTCATTAGATCAATGCGTCGCTCGTAGACACGCACGTAGATTGATTCGGGTAAGCTTTGCTCCAGGATTTTCCACTCTTTCATAATGGTTCTGTAG
This region of Glycine soja cultivar W05 chromosome 17, ASM419377v2, whole genome shotgun sequence genomic DNA includes:
- the LOC114392938 gene encoding probable ubiquitin-conjugating enzyme E2 24, whose amino-acid sequence is MEVKTNEFGHFDVVSDDSDHHFLGSNNGKCFYDSNSKVYRTIMKEWKILEQSLPESIYVRVYERRIDLMRAVIVGTAGTPYHDGLFFFDIMFPSDYPKHPPMLHFHSFGYRINPNLYINGKVCLSLLNTWNGKGTEMWDPSKSTMLQVLVSIQGLVLNKNPYFNEPLRLFDSESKSRVYNENAFIITCYTSFLLLQRPLRNFEAFVSAHFCERAFPILSACSDYVNGRVEVGYYSSDLRSSSSTVRVSREFKEKMIQFYPKLFQAFRLKGASVGGLVEHLELEIEQSEKKSSGGGQRQQLKNKSRRIFKKVMEKIKQTLGWKKKSQIEGRDRSLQSS